One window of the Mycoplasmopsis anatis genome contains the following:
- the rplT gene encoding 50S ribosomal protein L20, protein MARVKGGTVTRARRKKWLKLAKGYFGHKSIGYKVAKQAVVKSWTYAFRDRKQVKRDFRKLWIARINAATRAEGMSYSRFINGLKKANITINRKMLSELAINEPNTFKALVKIVEDQK, encoded by the coding sequence ATGGCAAGAGTTAAAGGCGGAACAGTTACAAGAGCAAGACGTAAAAAATGATTAAAATTAGCTAAAGGATACTTTGGACACAAATCAATTGGTTACAAAGTTGCTAAACAAGCAGTTGTTAAATCATGAACATATGCTTTTAGAGACCGTAAGCAAGTTAAAAGAGACTTTCGTAAATTATGAATCGCTCGTATTAATGCAGCTACTAGAGCTGAAGGAATGAGCTACTCAAGATTTATTAACGGATTAAAGAAAGCTAATATTACAATCAACAGAAAAATGCTATCTGAATTGGCTATTAATGAACCTAATACATTTAAAGCATTAGTTAAAATAGTTGAAGATCAAAAATAA
- a CDS encoding IS3 family transposase — protein sequence MGKHLSSNHWFELINDWNNGLSRKIILEKYINFSGHWKLKANGIRTFFRTLKYRAKVYNKGMEYILTSKKHPSEMKKRGRPRKENKDQEIDWSDFKREELIEIAKRYVEITKDMPKREKTKESKALTETSITKISKLLKISRQSIYNTRKRDCSTKKWNSTIPEKYREEILEARRKHKNAGRTKLSKIMQNDFNIVLNERTLGRFLSKNNLNSEIRKRRRTKEIKDINYIGEDLVKRDYNDSQNLNIKCTDITYLPATKDAIQNHVYLSVIIDHRSKLVESFQLSFYNDLDLVMDNLNKNNFNNKTFIVHSDHGFQYTNERFIDKVKSLNGRTSYSRIGNSLDNREAEYWFSVLKTEFIRDLNVRNLTLKMLNDEIKKFINYYNNERIQSNLNWKTPKQFAMMS from the coding sequence ATGGGAAAACATTTATCTTCCAATCATTGATTCGAACTCATCAATGATTGGAATAATGGATTATCTAGAAAGATAATCCTTGAAAAATATATTAATTTTTCTGGGCACTGAAAGTTAAAAGCCAACGGGATAAGAACTTTTTTTAGAACATTAAAATATAGAGCAAAAGTTTATAATAAAGGTATGGAATACATTTTAACAAGCAAAAAACATCCTAGTGAGATGAAGAAACGTGGAAGACCCAGAAAAGAAAATAAAGATCAAGAAATTGATTGAAGTGATTTTAAGAGAGAAGAATTGATAGAAATTGCTAAAAGATATGTTGAGATAACTAAAGACATGCCTAAAAGAGAAAAAACAAAAGAATCAAAAGCATTAACTGAAACATCAATTACTAAAATTTCTAAATTATTGAAGATTTCAAGACAATCTATTTATAATACAAGAAAAAGAGATTGTTCAACTAAAAAATGAAATTCTACAATACCTGAAAAATATAGAGAAGAGATTTTAGAAGCTAGAAGAAAACATAAAAATGCAGGCAGAACTAAATTATCAAAAATCATGCAAAATGACTTTAATATAGTATTAAATGAAAGAACTTTAGGGAGATTTCTTAGCAAAAACAACTTAAATTCAGAAATAAGAAAACGTAGAAGAACAAAAGAAATAAAAGATATTAATTACATAGGAGAAGACTTAGTTAAAAGAGATTATAACGATTCTCAAAATCTCAATATTAAGTGTACTGATATAACATACTTACCTGCTACAAAAGATGCAATCCAAAACCACGTTTATCTTTCTGTGATTATTGATCATAGATCTAAATTAGTTGAATCATTTCAACTATCTTTTTACAATGATCTTGACTTAGTTATGGATAATTTAAATAAAAATAATTTCAATAATAAAACTTTTATAGTTCATTCGGACCATGGATTTCAATATACAAACGAAAGATTTATAGATAAAGTCAAATCATTGAATGGAAGAACTTCATACTCAAGAATTGGTAATAGTCTGGATAATAGAGAAGCAGAATATTGGTTCTCGGTGTTGAAAACTGAATTCATTAGAGATTTGAATGTAAGAAATTTAACGTTAAAAATGTTAAATGATGAAATAAAAAAATTCATAAATTATTATAATAATGAAAGAATACAATCAAATTTAAATTGAAAAACACCAAAGCAATTTGCAATGATGTCTTAA
- a CDS encoding type III toxin-antitoxin system ToxN/AbiQ family toxin produces the protein MNELDNKYELKMNKIVFCEIDIDYLKSLYEFDNEVSYNQNYKKHIKAHLGILTSIQNNTFIIPLTSPKEKHLKISNNSNQIEKMFDQDNNSLGVLLIQKIIPVSEILIKRINIEKDKKYGNLILKQLNYIKKNKARILKKVNTHYDKVMNNKKIKFSTNLPADINFLKNYLK, from the coding sequence ATGAATGAACTTGATAATAAATATGAATTAAAAATGAATAAAATAGTTTTTTGTGAAATTGATATTGACTACTTAAAATCTTTATATGAATTCGATAATGAAGTAAGTTATAATCAAAATTATAAAAAGCATATAAAAGCACATTTAGGGATATTAACTTCAATACAAAATAACACCTTTATAATTCCACTGACTTCACCTAAAGAAAAACATTTAAAAATTAGTAATAATTCTAATCAAATTGAAAAAATGTTTGATCAAGATAACAATTCATTAGGAGTTCTTTTAATACAAAAAATAATTCCTGTATCTGAAATTTTGATTAAGAGAATTAATATAGAAAAAGATAAGAAGTACGGAAATTTAATACTGAAACAATTAAACTACATAAAGAAAAACAAAGCAAGAATACTTAAAAAGGTGAATACGCATTACGATAAAGTTATGAACAATAAAAAAATCAAATTTTCAACAAACTTACCAGCCGACATTAACTTTTTAAAGAACTACCTAAAATAA
- the rpmI gene encoding 50S ribosomal protein L35 — protein MPKMKSKSALKKRIKITGTGKVLREQAFRSHLAQNKTTKQKRHARKSKLMSRSDIKRFKALF, from the coding sequence ATGCCAAAGATGAAATCTAAAAGTGCGTTAAAAAAACGTATTAAAATCACTGGAACTGGTAAAGTTTTAAGAGAACAAGCTTTCCGTTCACATTTAGCGCAAAATAAAACAACTAAGCAAAAACGTCATGCCCGTAAATCAAAATTAATGTCTAGATCAGATATCAAAAGATTTAAAGCATTATTTTAG
- a CDS encoding Cof-type HAD-IIB family hydrolase → MKSKWAIFSDVDGTIYGFPDKILPETNRQKLLEITEKGVPFILNTGNGPFEKIKKLASLTKSRYMICSNGAVIYDNVENKFVHIEYIPLQEARKIFDLADKHNIKLYYFGTDQYYLKNHTPEMYRFLSDFLEYEDWITDGRLNEDVHKIEVYGNHEEIKEAYEIFKNANIDLNIIYLGSHIEITKQGVSKGSGLKWMCENVFETSLDNVMAIGDSQNDQQMLEIVGYSYAMANSDEDTKRIAKYHTSDVLQCGLAEAIDDYLYRSDFELKRQISQQTKK, encoded by the coding sequence ATGAAAAGTAAATGAGCAATTTTTAGTGATGTTGATGGTACAATATATGGATTTCCAGACAAAATTTTACCCGAAACAAACAGACAAAAATTATTAGAAATAACTGAAAAAGGTGTACCATTTATTCTTAACACAGGTAATGGACCTTTTGAAAAAATCAAAAAATTAGCTTCATTAACTAAATCTAGATACATGATTTGTTCAAATGGTGCGGTAATATATGATAATGTTGAGAATAAATTTGTTCACATTGAATATATTCCACTCCAAGAAGCAAGAAAAATATTTGATTTAGCAGATAAGCATAATATTAAACTTTATTATTTCGGAACTGATCAGTACTATTTAAAAAACCACACTCCAGAAATGTATAGATTCTTAAGCGATTTCTTAGAGTATGAAGATTGAATAACTGATGGTCGTCTAAATGAAGATGTTCACAAAATTGAAGTATACGGTAATCATGAAGAGATTAAAGAAGCATATGAAATATTCAAGAATGCTAATATCGATTTAAATATTATTTATTTAGGTTCACACATAGAAATAACCAAACAAGGAGTTTCAAAAGGTTCTGGCCTTAAATGAATGTGTGAGAATGTTTTTGAGACATCACTTGATAATGTAATGGCTATTGGAGATAGTCAAAACGATCAACAAATGCTTGAAATTGTTGGTTATTCATATGCAATGGCAAACTCTGATGAAGATACAAAAAGAATCGCTAAATATCACACTTCAGATGTATTACAATGCGGTCTAGCTGAAGCTATTGATGATTATTTATACAGAAGTGATTTTGAATTAAAAAGACAAATTAGTCAACAAACTAAGAAATAA
- a CDS encoding ATP-dependent Clp protease ATP-binding subunit, producing the protein MEMNYKPSDNRPALEKYGRDLTKLAKENKLEPVIGRDDEIRRMIRILSRKTKNNPVLIGEPGVGKTAIVEGLAKKIIDKQVPENLLNCRVVEIDLASLIAGAMYQGQFEERLKSILKEIEEKKDEIIIFIDEIHMLIGTGKTGADSGMDAANIIKPLMARGALHLIGATTYDEYQKYIEKDAALERRMQKVIVNEPSIQDTITILRGIKERLESFHKVKIDDNSLVYAAELSSRYISDRFLPDKAIDLVDEAAATIKTEMNFIPEELEKLNQEKIRFEMEKLALNSATKKDNQLIEINAKNLNETDLKIKQLRKKWESEKNKLKDVISLQQEIEELKHKLNRALNEGDFEQASKLKYGLIPEKENKLEEIKNANFELIKDTVTKETIAQIVSKWTKIPVNKLIKEEIDKILSLKENLNKKIIGQEHAVKELSNTIIRSKANINDPNRPLASFLFAGPTGVGKTELARQLAYELFDSEKNMIRLDMSEFMEKHSVSKIIGSPPGYVGYGESGNLSEEIRKNPYTILLVDEIEKAHPEVLNIFLQMLDNGQITNSKGKVINCRNLIIIMTTNIGSHEILNNKIKSEKELRDLLLQQLKPEFINRFDEIVKFNPLSLKEAKQIAKLEIDKLIKRIWDTHKIKISFDDSVLEYVVKNSFDSEFGARPIKRFIQKNIETFISMELIQNKLKVEYEYTLSVKNNELNLE; encoded by the coding sequence ATGGAAATGAATTATAAACCAAGTGATAATCGTCCAGCATTAGAGAAGTATGGAAGAGATTTAACTAAACTTGCTAAAGAGAATAAATTAGAACCTGTAATAGGACGTGATGATGAAATAAGAAGAATGATTCGTATTTTAAGTCGTAAGACAAAAAACAACCCTGTTTTAATTGGTGAACCTGGAGTTGGTAAAACAGCTATAGTTGAAGGACTTGCTAAAAAAATAATAGATAAACAAGTACCTGAAAATTTATTAAATTGTAGAGTTGTTGAAATTGATTTAGCTTCATTAATTGCTGGAGCTATGTATCAGGGTCAATTTGAAGAAAGATTAAAAAGTATATTAAAAGAAATTGAAGAGAAAAAAGACGAAATAATTATTTTTATTGATGAAATTCATATGTTAATTGGAACAGGTAAAACTGGTGCTGATTCAGGTATGGATGCTGCCAATATTATCAAACCTTTAATGGCACGTGGTGCACTTCATTTAATTGGTGCAACTACTTATGATGAATATCAAAAATATATTGAAAAAGATGCTGCGCTAGAAAGAAGAATGCAAAAAGTTATCGTCAATGAACCAAGTATTCAAGATACGATAACAATTCTTCGTGGAATCAAAGAAAGACTTGAAAGTTTTCATAAAGTTAAAATTGATGATAATTCACTTGTTTATGCAGCCGAATTATCTAGCAGATATATTTCAGACAGATTTTTACCAGATAAAGCTATAGATTTAGTTGATGAAGCTGCTGCAACAATTAAAACTGAAATGAATTTTATTCCTGAGGAACTAGAGAAACTTAATCAAGAAAAAATTAGATTTGAAATGGAAAAATTAGCGTTAAATTCAGCAACAAAAAAAGATAATCAACTTATTGAAATTAATGCTAAAAACCTAAATGAAACTGATCTAAAAATAAAGCAATTAAGAAAAAAATGAGAATCTGAAAAGAATAAACTTAAAGATGTCATTAGTCTTCAACAAGAAATTGAGGAACTTAAACATAAATTAAATAGAGCGTTAAATGAGGGAGATTTTGAACAAGCTTCAAAGTTAAAATATGGTTTAATTCCAGAAAAAGAAAATAAACTCGAAGAGATAAAAAATGCAAACTTTGAATTAATTAAAGACACAGTTACTAAGGAAACAATAGCTCAAATTGTTTCAAAGTGAACGAAAATTCCCGTTAATAAATTAATCAAAGAAGAAATAGATAAAATTTTATCTCTTAAAGAAAATCTTAACAAAAAAATTATAGGACAAGAGCATGCTGTCAAAGAATTAAGTAATACAATAATTCGTTCTAAAGCTAACATTAATGATCCAAATCGTCCATTAGCTAGTTTTCTCTTTGCTGGTCCAACAGGGGTAGGTAAAACTGAGTTGGCTCGGCAATTAGCATATGAATTATTTGATTCAGAGAAAAACATGATTAGGTTAGATATGTCAGAGTTTATGGAGAAACATAGTGTATCTAAAATTATTGGTTCTCCTCCTGGGTATGTAGGTTATGGTGAATCAGGAAATCTCTCTGAAGAAATAAGAAAGAACCCTTATACAATCTTACTTGTTGATGAGATTGAGAAAGCACATCCAGAAGTATTAAATATTTTCTTACAAATGCTTGATAATGGACAAATAACAAACTCTAAAGGTAAGGTTATAAATTGTCGTAACTTAATTATTATTATGACTACCAATATAGGCAGTCATGAAATATTGAACAATAAAATTAAAAGCGAAAAAGAATTAAGAGATTTATTATTACAGCAACTTAAACCTGAATTTATAAATCGTTTTGATGAGATTGTAAAATTCAATCCCCTTTCATTAAAAGAAGCTAAACAAATAGCAAAGCTAGAAATAGACAAATTAATTAAAAGAATATGAGACACCCACAAAATTAAAATTTCCTTTGATGATTCGGTACTTGAATATGTAGTTAAAAATAGTTTTGATAGTGAATTTGGAGCTAGACCAATTAAAAGATTTATACAAAAAAATATCGAAACATTTATTAGCATGGAACTTATTCAAAATAAATTAAAAGTTGAATATGAATATACTTTAAGTGTTAAAAATAATGAACTAAATTTAGAATAG
- a CDS encoding YgjP-like metallopeptidase domain-containing protein yields the protein MTYQELDKLDNIVEFNENLQKHFCFSWKEIDNKLIINYNKNNDTNEKYLKRIRRRIKKFNQTNFYKKTSEKYIVVYGKKIFYKYISELKLISFSNYFDEIIICKNQKQVQERINIFLSEKLIKLVSEIITNFNDKNLSDYKLIVKNNIKSFYGKINYLDKKLIFNLILIHYPIQVIKSVIFHEISHFYTKGHKHDKFFYAKLYELFPEYNKYNTELNQNKFI from the coding sequence ATGACTTATCAAGAATTAGATAAATTAGATAACATTGTAGAATTTAATGAAAATCTACAAAAACATTTTTGCTTTTCATGAAAGGAAATTGACAATAAGTTAATAATTAATTACAATAAAAATAACGACACTAATGAGAAATACCTTAAAAGAATAAGAAGAAGAATAAAAAAATTCAATCAAACAAATTTTTATAAAAAAACTTCAGAAAAATATATTGTAGTCTACGGTAAAAAAATTTTCTACAAGTATATTTCTGAATTGAAACTTATTTCATTTTCAAATTACTTTGATGAAATAATCATCTGTAAAAATCAAAAACAAGTACAAGAACGCATCAATATTTTTTTATCAGAGAAATTAATTAAATTAGTTAGTGAAATAATTACAAACTTTAATGACAAAAATTTAAGTGATTATAAATTAATTGTTAAAAACAACATTAAAAGTTTTTATGGAAAAATAAATTATTTAGATAAGAAATTAATTTTTAATTTAATTTTAATTCATTATCCAATCCAAGTAATCAAATCTGTTATTTTTCATGAAATATCTCACTTTTATACTAAAGGTCACAAGCACGATAAATTTTTTTATGCTAAGCTTTATGAATTGTTTCCTGAATACAATAAATATAATACAGAACTAAATCAGAATAAATTTATCTAA
- the mnmA gene encoding tRNA 2-thiouridine(34) synthase MnmA: MDKKRVVIGLSGGVDSSVAAYLLKEQGYEVIGLFMRNWDSMLNNDILGNEDISQEVCPQEQDYLDAIQVAKKLGIELHRVDFIKEYWDNVFQNFIEEYKKGRTPNPDILCNKYIKFNAFSNYAFNDLNADYIAMGHYAKVKNGHLYRAKDVNKDQTYFLSQLTHEQLSRVIMPLSDLNKDEVREIAKKIGLVTANKKDSTGICFIGERNFVKFLQNYIPAQPGDTVDIITGEKVGTHDGCYYYTIGQRKGLNLGGMKEPYYVCGHNVHKNILYVAPASHEEFLNSNNLIASNLNLNNHDFNYENLSAKFRYRQNDIKVRIKMLDDDRVRVYYDQGSQAVTPGQQVVLYDGEKCIGGGIIEEIFYNDKKLDYI; encoded by the coding sequence ATGGATAAAAAAAGGGTAGTAATTGGTTTAAGTGGTGGAGTTGACTCTTCAGTTGCAGCTTATTTATTAAAAGAGCAAGGGTATGAAGTTATTGGATTATTTATGCGAAATTGAGATAGCATGTTAAATAACGATATTTTAGGTAATGAAGATATATCTCAAGAAGTATGTCCACAAGAGCAAGATTATCTAGATGCAATTCAAGTTGCTAAAAAACTCGGTATTGAGTTACACCGAGTAGATTTTATAAAAGAATATTGAGATAATGTTTTTCAAAACTTTATTGAAGAATACAAAAAAGGTAGAACCCCCAACCCAGATATTTTATGCAACAAATACATAAAATTCAACGCCTTTTCGAATTATGCATTTAACGACTTAAATGCTGATTACATCGCAATGGGACACTACGCCAAAGTAAAAAATGGACATTTATATCGAGCTAAAGATGTCAATAAAGATCAAACCTATTTTTTATCACAATTAACTCATGAACAGTTATCTCGAGTTATTATGCCTCTTTCAGATCTAAATAAGGATGAAGTAAGAGAAATAGCTAAAAAAATAGGTTTAGTTACCGCTAATAAAAAAGATTCGACCGGAATATGTTTTATAGGTGAGAGAAATTTTGTTAAATTCTTACAAAATTATATCCCAGCTCAACCAGGTGATACAGTTGATATTATAACTGGAGAAAAAGTTGGTACTCATGATGGGTGTTACTATTACACAATAGGTCAAAGAAAAGGTCTTAATTTAGGTGGTATGAAAGAGCCTTACTATGTATGTGGTCATAATGTGCATAAAAATATATTATATGTTGCACCAGCATCACATGAAGAATTTCTAAATTCAAACAATTTAATTGCTTCAAACTTAAACTTAAATAATCATGATTTTAATTATGAAAATCTTAGTGCTAAATTTAGATACAGACAAAATGATATTAAAGTAAGAATAAAGATGCTTGATGATGATCGTGTTAGAGTTTATTATGATCAAGGTTCGCAAGCAGTTACACCAGGACAACAAGTTGTTTTATACGATGGAGAAAAATGTATTGGTGGTGGAATTATTGAAGAAATTTTCTACAATGATAAAAAATTAGATTATATTTAA
- a CDS encoding class I mannose-6-phosphate isomerase: MKKIVPVIHNKIWGYEIWLVSSLKGYETKFEDNSLVKNAPLIKIIHAKEPLSVQVHPDDTLAKEIENQENGKTETWFVLNCEKNSELVLGLSDYRNKIFQQKLKENNLVDILNVVKAKKSHFYNIPAGLVHGLGTPNNANITVIEVQQPSDTTYRLYDYKRVDKNNQMREIHIDKALKCVKDLDYTAELKNHNEDIYYQNQFYKCELILNSKVAEENGWAIVYENDSYFAYEVNCGETLPNQAIFFVSWTKN, translated from the coding sequence ATGAAAAAAATTGTACCAGTAATTCATAATAAAATTTGAGGTTATGAAATTTGATTAGTTTCATCATTAAAAGGTTATGAAACAAAATTTGAAGATAATTCTTTAGTAAAAAATGCTCCATTAATTAAAATTATTCATGCAAAAGAACCACTTTCGGTTCAAGTTCACCCAGATGATACTTTAGCTAAAGAAATCGAAAATCAAGAAAATGGAAAAACAGAAACTTGATTTGTTTTAAATTGTGAAAAAAATAGTGAATTAGTTTTAGGACTAAGTGACTATAGAAATAAAATATTTCAACAAAAATTAAAAGAGAATAACCTTGTTGATATTTTAAATGTTGTTAAAGCAAAAAAATCCCATTTTTACAATATTCCAGCAGGGTTAGTTCATGGATTGGGAACCCCAAATAACGCAAATATCACTGTTATAGAAGTGCAACAACCTTCCGATACAACTTATCGATTATATGATTATAAACGAGTTGATAAAAATAATCAAATGCGAGAAATCCATATTGATAAAGCACTAAAATGTGTTAAAGATTTAGACTATACAGCTGAATTAAAAAATCATAATGAAGATATTTATTATCAAAATCAGTTTTATAAATGTGAGTTAATTTTAAATTCAAAAGTTGCGGAAGAAAATGGTTGAGCAATAGTTTATGAAAATGATAGTTATTTCGCTTACGAAGTTAATTGTGGTGAAACTTTACCCAATCAAGCTATATTTTTTGTAAGTTGAACTAAAAATTAG
- a CDS encoding IS30 family transposase, which produces MIIANIKNSLEKVVCIKTKRKHLPNNHYLIKNSDEEIRLLHSKVLKTRLLKENQMSILHFNECLRLIGQNKTISQVSNIVRFQPKTIKKLLKISATNQGDFVKKFKKVCRNCDNYINYVNYIDFNLLAEHLIFYRSRRTRLHSKTIQNKWKDFIRFWNEEVDYFRKNRFSKDFTKRAIKVSAKALVNKFKKHYPNSPCPTTSTVYKCLKSNEFSLSIDILQFLSVGKYRKRTVKTQKSSLKNAIPIHQRPEEANNRTMEGHYELDTVIGKREDKYCLVTVLDRKSRRLYSVRSLKTSLAVKKSLIKIIENNALKIKTLTIDNGSENVLLHEVINQNNLYKCDAYCSYQKGSIENIHRHIRRYIAKGISMDKFSDEQIQIMINRINKYLLLISK; this is translated from the coding sequence ATGATTATAGCAAATATTAAAAATTCTCTTGAAAAAGTTGTGTGTATAAAAACTAAACGAAAACATCTTCCTAACAATCATTATTTGATAAAGAATTCTGATGAAGAAATTAGGTTATTACATTCGAAAGTCTTAAAAACAAGACTATTGAAAGAGAATCAAATGAGTATTCTTCATTTTAATGAATGTTTAAGGTTAATAGGGCAAAATAAAACCATTTCTCAAGTTTCAAACATTGTAAGATTTCAACCAAAAACTATTAAAAAACTATTAAAAATTTCTGCAACAAATCAAGGTGATTTTGTTAAGAAATTTAAGAAAGTTTGTCGCAATTGCGACAATTATATTAACTATGTTAACTATATAGATTTTAATTTGTTAGCTGAACATTTGATATTTTATAGGTCAAGAAGAACTAGACTTCACTCAAAAACTATTCAAAACAAATGAAAAGATTTTATTAGATTTTGAAATGAAGAAGTTGACTATTTTAGAAAAAATCGATTTAGTAAGGATTTTACAAAAAGAGCCATAAAAGTTTCTGCTAAAGCACTTGTTAATAAATTTAAAAAACATTACCCTAATAGTCCTTGTCCTACGACAAGCACTGTATATAAGTGCTTAAAGTCAAATGAGTTTTCATTATCTATAGATATTTTACAATTTCTTTCGGTAGGAAAATACCGAAAGAGAACTGTTAAAACTCAAAAAAGTTCTCTTAAAAATGCAATTCCAATTCATCAAAGACCTGAGGAAGCTAACAATAGAACTATGGAAGGTCATTATGAACTTGATACAGTTATTGGTAAACGTGAGGACAAGTATTGTTTAGTTACTGTTTTAGATAGAAAATCTAGAAGACTCTATTCAGTTAGGTCACTAAAAACTTCATTAGCAGTTAAAAAATCATTGATTAAAATTATTGAAAATAACGCATTAAAAATCAAAACTTTAACAATTGACAACGGCTCCGAGAACGTGTTGTTGCACGAAGTTATTAATCAAAACAATTTATACAAATGTGACGCGTACTGCTCATATCAAAAAGGTTCTATCGAGAACATTCATAGACATATCAGAAGATATATTGCTAAAGGTATTTCAATGGACAAATTTTCTGATGAACAAATTCAAATAATGATCAATAGAATTAACAAATATTTATTACTTATCTCAAAATAA
- the plsY gene encoding glycerol-3-phosphate 1-O-acyltransferase PlsY, with product MKIFIIVLINLFIFIVGYLVGSVNTSIVLSHKRKSQDIRDYNSKNAGATNSLRTYGGKFALAVLIIDILKSYLTVMIFSLLTRYISATNTYLIIPMLAGVGVVIGHVYPIFYKFKGGKGAACSLGVLIAINPLNLFISAFIFFSVIFITRYVSLASMLTAFLMVFICFCPWIAHGILAVFKNNAGYFYIEGICFTLCALLLIYAHRSNIVRLIKGTERKQKLSRSK from the coding sequence ATGAAGATTTTTATTATAGTTTTAATTAACTTATTTATATTTATAGTTGGATATTTAGTCGGAAGCGTTAATACCTCAATAGTTTTAAGTCATAAACGAAAATCACAAGATATTCGAGATTATAATTCAAAAAACGCAGGAGCAACAAACTCACTACGTACCTATGGTGGAAAATTTGCGCTAGCTGTATTAATTATTGATATATTAAAATCTTATTTAACAGTTATGATTTTTTCACTTTTAACCAGATATATTTCAGCTACAAATACTTACTTAATTATTCCAATGCTTGCAGGTGTAGGTGTTGTAATCGGACATGTTTATCCTATATTTTATAAATTTAAAGGTGGAAAGGGTGCGGCATGTTCACTAGGGGTGTTAATAGCTATTAACCCACTTAATTTATTTATATCTGCATTTATTTTCTTTAGTGTTATTTTTATCACTAGATATGTTTCACTAGCAAGTATGTTAACAGCATTTTTAATGGTATTTATTTGTTTTTGCCCATGAATTGCACATGGAATCTTAGCAGTGTTTAAAAATAATGCAGGATATTTCTATATTGAAGGAATCTGTTTCACTCTTTGTGCTTTATTATTAATTTATGCACATAGAAGTAATATTGTAAGATTAATAAAAGGAACTGAAAGAAAACAAAAACTTTCAAGAAGCAAATAG